In Deltaproteobacteria bacterium HGW-Deltaproteobacteria-18, a genomic segment contains:
- a CDS encoding DNA mismatch repair protein MutS encodes MNTVKVTPMMEQYLRVKGEYPGTLVFFRMGDFFELFFEDAEIAARELQITLTSRNPGAENPVPMCGMPHHAIDEYLRQLLDKGYKVALCDQVEDPKQAKGLVKREVTRVLTPGTVVEDMNLDAKGHNFLGALYWDADLGGGLAWVDFSTGVWSGIQTRNEAMLWQWLVKMNPRELLLTETQALPKGLEQWQAKLSRYPQKSYFDERGARDKILRAQAVPNLQTLDLDDKPALVRCCGALLTYLELTQKRDLSHLSPFIPLDLSSTLLLDEVTERNLELFRTMDGRKGRGTLWQVLDQTQTPMGGRLLETRMHQPFKDLGSILPVQELVAYLHDDDIVRDDLRRALDRVYDLERLCTRIVVNRSTPKDFAALKTSLGVLPRLHQALLALESPPPRLAALLRDWENLDDVHGLLTRALADSLPPVITEGGLFRPGFDAELDELMDLTDHGEAALASMLERERTACDIPKLKLGYTKVFGYYFELSRAVVAEPPAHFIRRQTLVNAERYITEELKLLEEKLLSASDRRKTREYQLFLALREEVAGHRARFMQMAGILAELDFAQGLAHAARKWEWSRPELHDGLEIAIKGGRHPVVEAVQGRSGYIPNDLTLDDAGRVLLITGPNMAGKSTVLRQVALICILAQMGGFVPASRARLGLCDRIFSRVGASDNLAMGQSTFMVEMTETARILRQAGKRSLVILDEIGRGTSTFDGLSLAWAVAEELARRQGGIRTLFATHYHELTVLEERLPGVRNYNIAIKEWKGDIVFLRRMVPGPADRSYGIEVARLAGVPASVVTRAKEILAVLERHAPGGAKRNDFISRQVSLPGLTKTPVSQKQPEEHEVLQALKKLNVNELSPLDALTLLHQWKAMAGLS; translated from the coding sequence ATGAACACGGTCAAGGTCACGCCCATGATGGAGCAGTACCTGCGGGTCAAGGGAGAGTATCCGGGGACCCTCGTGTTCTTCCGCATGGGAGATTTTTTCGAGCTTTTTTTCGAAGACGCCGAGATCGCGGCCCGGGAGCTTCAGATCACGCTCACCAGCCGCAACCCCGGCGCGGAAAATCCCGTGCCCATGTGCGGGATGCCGCATCACGCCATCGACGAGTATCTGCGTCAGTTGCTGGACAAGGGCTACAAGGTGGCGCTGTGCGATCAGGTCGAAGATCCCAAGCAGGCCAAAGGACTGGTAAAGCGCGAAGTGACCCGGGTGCTGACCCCCGGAACCGTGGTCGAGGACATGAACCTTGATGCCAAGGGGCACAATTTTCTTGGCGCCCTGTACTGGGATGCAGATCTTGGCGGCGGTTTGGCCTGGGTCGACTTTTCCACCGGAGTCTGGTCCGGCATCCAGACCAGAAACGAGGCCATGCTCTGGCAATGGCTGGTCAAGATGAACCCGCGCGAATTGCTCCTGACCGAAACCCAGGCCCTGCCCAAGGGGCTTGAACAATGGCAGGCCAAGCTTTCGCGGTACCCGCAGAAATCCTATTTCGACGAACGCGGAGCCCGAGACAAGATCCTGCGCGCGCAAGCCGTTCCAAACCTTCAGACCCTCGATCTCGACGACAAGCCCGCCCTGGTCCGCTGTTGCGGCGCACTTCTGACCTATCTGGAGCTGACCCAGAAGCGCGACCTGAGTCACCTTTCGCCCTTCATCCCCCTGGATCTTTCATCCACCCTGCTCCTGGACGAGGTCACCGAGCGCAATCTCGAGCTTTTCAGGACCATGGACGGCCGCAAGGGGCGCGGCACCCTGTGGCAGGTCCTGGACCAGACCCAGACCCCCATGGGCGGAAGGTTGCTGGAAACCAGGATGCACCAGCCCTTCAAGGACCTAGGCAGCATCCTGCCGGTGCAGGAGCTGGTCGCCTATCTGCATGACGACGATATCGTCCGCGATGATCTGCGCCGGGCACTGGATCGGGTCTATGATCTGGAGCGGCTGTGCACCCGCATTGTCGTCAACCGCTCGACTCCCAAGGATTTTGCCGCGCTCAAGACGTCGCTGGGCGTGCTGCCGCGCCTGCATCAGGCCCTGCTTGCACTTGAGTCCCCGCCGCCACGACTTGCCGCGTTGCTGCGCGACTGGGAAAACCTGGACGACGTGCATGGTCTGCTGACCCGCGCGCTGGCCGATTCCCTGCCGCCGGTCATCACCGAAGGCGGACTCTTCCGGCCGGGCTTTGATGCGGAACTCGACGAGCTCATGGACCTGACCGACCACGGGGAGGCGGCGCTCGCAAGCATGCTTGAACGCGAGCGGACGGCCTGCGACATACCCAAGCTCAAGCTCGGGTACACCAAGGTTTTCGGCTACTATTTCGAACTGAGCCGGGCAGTTGTGGCCGAACCGCCAGCCCATTTCATCCGCCGTCAGACCCTGGTCAACGCCGAACGCTACATCACCGAGGAGCTCAAACTCCTCGAGGAGAAACTCCTGAGCGCCTCTGACCGGCGCAAGACCAGAGAATACCAGCTTTTTCTCGCCCTGCGCGAGGAAGTGGCCGGGCATCGCGCCCGTTTCATGCAAATGGCCGGAATCCTGGCCGAACTCGATTTCGCCCAGGGGCTCGCCCATGCCGCACGCAAATGGGAATGGAGCAGGCCCGAACTGCACGATGGGCTCGAGATCGCCATCAAGGGCGGACGCCATCCCGTGGTCGAAGCTGTGCAGGGCCGCTCGGGCTACATTCCCAACGACCTGACCCTGGACGACGCGGGTCGGGTGCTGCTCATCACCGGCCCGAACATGGCCGGCAAATCGACGGTGCTCAGGCAAGTGGCGCTCATCTGCATCCTGGCCCAGATGGGCGGATTCGTTCCCGCCTCCAGGGCCCGCCTTGGTCTTTGCGACCGCATTTTTTCACGGGTTGGCGCATCGGACAACCTCGCCATGGGCCAGTCTACCTTCATGGTCGAGATGACGGAGACGGCGCGCATCCTGCGTCAGGCGGGCAAGCGCTCCCTGGTCATCCTGGACGAGATCGGGCGGGGCACGAGCACCTTCGACGGCCTCTCCCTGGCCTGGGCCGTGGCCGAGGAGCTGGCCCGGCGTCAGGGCGGAATCCGCACCCTTTTCGCGACGCATTACCACGAGCTGACGGTCCTTGAGGAACGCTTGCCCGGGGTTCGCAATTACAATATCGCCATCAAGGAATGGAAGGGCGACATCGTCTTTTTGCGCCGCATGGTTCCAGGACCCGCAGACCGCAGCTATGGAATCGAAGTCGCCCGGCTGGCAGGAGTCCCGGCCTCGGTCGTGACCAGGGCCAAGGAAATCCTGGCGGTACTGGAACGGCACGCTCCCGGCGGCGCCAAGCGCAACGACTTCATCAGCCGGCAGGTTTCGCTGCCCGGCCTGACCAAGACGCCGGTCTCACAAAAACAGCCCGAGGAACACGAGGTTCTTCAGGCCCTGAAAAAACTCAACGTCAACGAGCTTTCCCCCCTGGACGCACTCACCCTGCTCCACCAGTGGAAAGCGATGGCAGGACTGTCATGA
- a CDS encoding transcriptional regulator, which translates to MKDVCEVSCIHEENVNRALLGRTDDGVLEEAAALLGVISDPTRLKIMDALRLGELCVCDLAAVLKMTISAVSHQLRLLRTARLVRGRRAGKVIFYTIHDGHVEKLMDMALDHCRQRCGE; encoded by the coding sequence ATGAAGGATGTGTGCGAAGTCTCCTGTATCCATGAAGAAAACGTGAACCGAGCGTTGCTTGGCAGAACTGACGATGGCGTTTTGGAAGAAGCCGCCGCGCTTCTGGGCGTCATTTCCGATCCGACGCGGCTCAAGATCATGGACGCCTTGCGTCTTGGCGAGCTGTGCGTATGCGATCTGGCGGCGGTGCTCAAGATGACCATTTCGGCCGTGTCACATCAGCTGCGGCTTTTGCGCACGGCCAGGCTGGTGCGCGGCAGGCGGGCGGGCAAGGTGATTTTTTACACGATCCACGACGGACACGTGGAAAAGCTCATGGACATGGCTCTTGATCACTGTCGGCAGAGGTGCGGGGAATGA
- the lysA gene encoding diaminopimelate decarboxylase: MHYFQYKNGQLHAEDIAVADLVHEYGTPLYIYSATTLKRHYKAFDSAFEGIDHLTCYSVKANSNLSFLKILAQEGAGTDIVSGGELFRALRAGVDPKKIVYSGVGKKTVEIQEALFADILMFNVESVQELERINEVAGGLGKVARISLRINPDVDPKTHPYVSTGLKENKFGLSRPDALKAYALAKSLPNVEPVGMDCHIGSQLTQLSPFMEALDKLKEFHGQLLEMDIRIKYMDLGGGLGITYNEEVPPHPEELGKALVESLKELDVTLILEPGRVIAGNTGILVTEVQYTKTNEDKTFVIVDAAMNDLVRPSLYGSYHRIASVREGNGEEMTADVVGPICESGDFLAKNRTFPKVAQGDLLAAFSAGAYGFVMSSQYNSRARAAEIMVEGDKHVVVRKREVYNDLVALEEDGLACIGRLKK; the protein is encoded by the coding sequence ATGCATTATTTCCAATACAAGAATGGTCAACTTCACGCCGAGGACATTGCCGTGGCCGATCTGGTCCATGAATACGGCACCCCGCTTTACATCTATTCCGCGACGACCCTGAAGCGCCACTACAAGGCCTTCGATTCCGCCTTCGAGGGCATCGATCATCTGACCTGCTACTCGGTCAAGGCCAACTCCAACCTGAGCTTTCTCAAGATTCTGGCCCAGGAAGGCGCGGGTACGGACATCGTCTCCGGGGGCGAACTTTTCCGTGCGCTCAGGGCAGGGGTGGATCCGAAGAAGATCGTCTATTCAGGTGTGGGCAAAAAGACCGTCGAGATCCAGGAAGCCCTCTTCGCCGACATCCTCATGTTCAATGTCGAATCCGTGCAGGAGCTCGAGCGCATCAACGAAGTGGCCGGGGGGCTGGGCAAGGTGGCGCGCATCAGCCTGCGCATCAATCCCGACGTGGACCCCAAGACCCACCCCTACGTCTCCACCGGCCTCAAGGAAAACAAGTTCGGCCTGTCCCGTCCCGACGCCCTGAAAGCCTACGCCCTGGCCAAGAGCCTGCCCAACGTCGAGCCCGTCGGCATGGATTGCCACATAGGCTCCCAGCTGACCCAGCTTTCCCCCTTCATGGAGGCGCTGGATAAGCTCAAGGAATTTCACGGCCAGTTGCTTGAGATGGACATCAGGATCAAATACATGGATCTGGGCGGAGGCCTCGGCATCACGTACAACGAGGAAGTACCGCCGCATCCCGAGGAGCTTGGCAAGGCCCTGGTCGAATCCCTCAAGGAACTGGATGTCACACTCATTCTTGAGCCCGGCCGTGTCATCGCCGGAAACACCGGCATCCTGGTGACCGAAGTGCAGTATACCAAGACCAACGAGGACAAGACTTTCGTCATCGTCGACGCGGCCATGAACGACCTTGTTCGTCCTTCCCTTTATGGTTCCTACCATCGCATCGCCTCGGTGCGTGAAGGAAACGGCGAGGAAATGACCGCCGACGTGGTCGGCCCCATCTGCGAATCCGGCGATTTTCTGGCCAAGAACCGTACCTTCCCCAAGGTTGCCCAAGGCGACCTGCTGGCCGCCTTCTCGGCCGGAGCCTACGGATTTGTCATGTCCTCACAGTACAATTCCAGAGCCCGCGCCGCCGAGATCATGGTCGAAGGCGACAAGCACGTGGTTGTCCGCAAGCGCGAGGTCTACAACGATCTCGTGGCGCTGGAGGAAGATGGACTGGCGTGCATCGGACGATTGAAGAAGTAG
- a CDS encoding AraC family transcriptional regulator encodes MSCPSINFIHVQPGLEMSQVARSSHVFPRHFHDDLYAIGLMHQGASYCLGPSHSEATVRQGQACLINPGQVHSGVPISDDTISYTMFYLRADLVRSMADDMSRRPEAPPEFTTLICDRQDLVMSLHGLAQNLTASNGLARESALVRTLGDILGAHCGVKSKSPALPLLVRHAKEMLRSNLEQKITLRDMAALLGVSQYHLLRTFKRQTGIPPHVFRTQQRVERARSLIRQGMVLSEVAQATGFADQSHFSNTFKLYTGATPGQYALMP; translated from the coding sequence ATGTCCTGCCCGTCCATCAATTTCATTCATGTTCAGCCCGGTCTTGAAATGAGCCAGGTAGCGCGCAGCAGCCATGTCTTTCCCCGCCATTTCCATGACGACCTCTACGCCATCGGACTCATGCATCAGGGAGCAAGCTACTGCCTCGGCCCATCGCATTCCGAGGCCACCGTGCGGCAGGGACAGGCATGTCTGATCAATCCCGGGCAGGTTCACTCCGGCGTGCCGATTTCGGATGACACCATATCCTACACCATGTTCTACCTGCGTGCGGATCTGGTGCGAAGCATGGCCGATGACATGAGTCGCCGGCCCGAAGCGCCGCCCGAATTCACGACCCTGATCTGCGACCGGCAGGATCTTGTCATGTCCCTGCACGGACTGGCGCAGAATCTGACCGCGAGCAACGGACTGGCCCGGGAATCGGCGCTGGTCAGAACCCTGGGGGACATCCTGGGCGCGCACTGCGGGGTAAAAAGCAAATCCCCGGCGCTTCCCCTGCTCGTCCGGCATGCCAAGGAGATGCTGCGCTCAAATCTGGAGCAAAAAATAACCTTACGGGACATGGCGGCCTTGCTCGGGGTGAGCCAGTATCACCTGCTGCGAACCTTCAAGCGCCAGACCGGGATTCCTCCCCATGTCTTCCGCACCCAGCAGCGCGTGGAACGGGCCAGGTCCCTGATCCGGCAAGGCATGGTCCTGTCCGAAGTGGCCCAGGCCACGGGCTTTGCCGATCAATCCCATTTCAGCAACACGTTCAAGCTCTACACCGGAGCCACGCCGGGGCAGTACGCGCTTATGCCCTGA